The genomic window GTTGCTGGTGCTTCAACAAATTCTGTGAGGCCCAAGAAGACTGAGCTCCTAATAGATGTTGAGCAGCTGAAACACTGGTCCATACATTAGGCATTTTGGTAAAAGCACCTCCTGAAGGTTGGGAAGCTGGCATAGCCTCCAACACTGGAAACTGCTGGTCTGTAACCCTTGCATTGTTTTGAGTGCCATAACTTGGCCAGGAAGTCTCTGAAGAAGAAAGGTCATCCGTAGCACTTTTTGGCATGCGAGGTGCTGATATCCTTCCCAATTGACTAATTTGAGCTCTCTCATAAGAGTCATCAATCCGCTTTGACTGACATGTCAACCCACTAAAATCTGCATTAACAAATTTATTTGGTATTACCTGattacccacatcaataacatGCTGGCATTGAAGATGACTTTCTAAATAAGGATAATCAGACGTAAAACCTGCAGAAACATTGCCCACAATATTATGTTCTGAGGCTTTGTAGTTGGTATGACCAGAGACTCGTGAAATACTATTCCTGCTATCTCCATTGGATTCTCCATGAGGTGACTGAACAGAAGCTGTTGGACCAACTAAGGTATGACCCTTCATTCTTGCCTCAGAAGAGATGTGAACTGAATTTAGAGAATTAACTCTTTGTGGAGAACTTTGAGATGAAAATGACCGGTCTGGAATGGTGAACCTTTGAGATGGAGGACCTAGCTGTAACCCAAAACCTTGAGAAGCAGAGGGCCTATTGTGCTGAAACTGGCCTACTGACCCATCAGAAGTTTCTGCATCTGGCATTTCAGATGATTGATTGCGTTCAGAAGAGCTTAAGTGCGTTGCAGTACCAGGTTCCCTAGGTTGATCAACCTTTTGAAGAAGCTCCAGCATATTTTGACTGCCAAATTTTAGAATATTCAAAGAACAACAAAAGGTAAATTAAGGAAATCAGCACAACATTAAAAATAAGGAAAACAGAAGAGCCAGCATtaccaaataaaaaatcatatttcaaatatcaatatTATGAGTAAGTTGttaatataattgttttaaaaaactgAAATGAATGTTTCTTGCAGATAAGTTACATCAACAATTAAAATTGAGAAAACCAAAAAATTCAAGTCAAGCTATAAATTGGGAACAACAATTATTCAACTACCTAATTGAAGCTGTCTTGTTTGGGATGAAATTAAAAGATCTGCCAGGTGCAGAACCAGGAGTTGAAGGCATCTCTTCTACTTGAATGCAAGGAATACAACCCTAACACACAGAGGACAGAGAATGTTTAGTCTTCTAGAGACTTATTATTCTAAAGATAAAGTAAATTTCTGCAGGGAAGGACAGAGAGAAAGACTAGGGGATTTCACGCTATTCGCATATacagcaaaaataaaataacctTCTCAGTTTCTGTAGATTTGCCAGCAGCATGTACAGTATAATTTGACTGCACAAAATATCCTTGGTCATGACCTTTGAATCCTTGAGAAACATGTTGGGCTATTGCTTGCATATGTGTGAGATTTTTAGTTCCATAAGAAGTTTCAACCTCCGCATCCAGATCCCccataggatgatactgaaattTGTAGGCTCCAGAAGGTTTACAACTAACATGAACAGATGACTTCTGTTCTCCTGCCAGTGGATCATTTGCATCCAACCAGCCATTGCCTATAATGCCACCAGTGGAGGTATGTTGGGATAAGTTCGAGTGAAAACTGTCATTTGAAGTTTCTTTGACATTAGAGTTCTCCAACATATTTGCTTCAGACAATCCTTTCTCCAAGCAATTATTTCGTGATGAATCAAAAGATAGAGGGCTCTTATCAAGATTTTGCTGATAATTTGCCGGTGTCCTGCTTGGTCCAGAGTTTACTTTAGAATCAATATTTTTCCAGAGATTAAGATTATGCCCATTTGGAAGTTGCTGACTGCTTTCCTTGGTGATCCTTCTTGTTCTTGAATCTGTTACTGCAGCAACATTACCCAGACCAGAACCTTCATTCACTTGTGGGCTTCCCAAGCCAGAATCCACATTCCCTGGTCCAATATTAACATCAGAAAGAGGATGATCAAGATCAGAACCAAGGCCTCTCTCCTCATACAAGCCACCCTTGTGATCACTACTCTGAGAAGGTTGAGATGAGCTTTCAATATCCTGACTATTTGATACAGCCCCACCACTACGTGATGCAGACTCAATGAAGTTCCAATCATTTGGCTTATTGTGAGGCTGACCATGAGGATTAAATAAGGCCATGCCTTGATGGCCTGAAATGCTCTTTGCACTTGCTTGCACATCAGGAGAGTGTGCAACATTTCCAAAGAGTGAGGCACTTTCAGCTGCAGGCTTTTCAAGAGGACTGCGATCTAACCATTTGCTTCTTTCTTCTGTTAACTGTTGAACAAACCTTTGACAAGAATCATTATGCATTCTCCCAGTCTGTTCATTTGCAGTCTGGACGCCTGATTGCTGAACCCCAAGAGTACTACCAAAATCACGATTGATATTGGCATCCATAGACATGGGAAAAGGTTTAAAGTTCACTGTTGAGGCATTCTGCAAGTTGTTATCAACTCCAGGCAATTGCTGTTGGCTGCCATCATTGGAAATTAATGATGGCATGTTTCCGCTAGGAGGTTCGCTAGTCTGCAAAGCTAAACCACTCCACTCTTCCTGTACCCCTATATCATTGCTGGATGTTTCTGCTACAGCAGCCTGCATAAGAGCACTCCAACTTCCACTTTGCAGAGAAGGAAATGCCCCAAAAGAATCTGTAACATCCAACACTGCGCTCGTGTTGGTGCTCTTTCCAAAGATATCCCACACACTGTCATCTGAACCAAACAAAATCTTTTCTTCAGTTGGATCTAGTGAAGCGACATTCTGAGAGTGCACAGCCTGAATTGCTGACTTTTCCAGGGATGTTTCTGATGGACCAAGATGTTCTTCTTGCCTCCCGTGAGATTCCATCAATGCACTTTTTGGCTGGATAGTCATTTGCTGCAAGTTTTCTGAATGAAATACACTATTTAAATCTTGAACAGCTGCAGCACCAAATAAATTTTTACCCAGATCAACCTGTCTAGAAAGCAAAGTTCCATCTTGCAACACAACTTCGTCTGAAAACATAGCATGCTGATTACCTGGAAAGGAATTACTGCTAGCTGGCACCTGCTGTAATAAAGGCTTATCCATTTGGACAGACAAATATTGATATTGATTTCCTCTTGCACTGCCATTAAAGACCCCATTAAATGATTGATTATCCTGCTGAGGATCCAAACCCATCAAACGCACCTGGCTTTGCACAGGGGAAAACATAAATCCACCAGATGATCCCTGCAGAGCTGAAAAGGCATCATGCTGCAGCCAATTTGCATTTGATGTCATAAGCTCAGGTTGTAAAGAATAATTTGAAGCATCATGGACAGGAACACCATTGATTGTAGCTGGAGAAAGGCTGCCTGATCCTTGTTTTACAAAAGATGAAACCTGATTCATAGAGCTCAACTGCCTTGCTTCTTGTAGCTGCTGAGGATTTGGAAATTGTTGCCTCTGAAATTCCTGCATTTGCTTAAGAATAGAATGTTGCTGTAGCAGTTGTGTGCCAGTCATCCCTGATTGCTGCCTCGGTAAAGGCTGGATCATGCCAGGATGCTGTCCATTTACGTGCGGTTGCCCACCAAGAAAGTCGTAATTAACGGGAGATGCAGTAGATTCCAACCTCAATGAATTTTTCTCATGAAGATCAGGGCCACTTTCTATATGTGAATCAAGAACTGGCAAGCATCTAGATGCTGTATCCACTCCCAAAAAGTTTGTATTATTCTGCCTAGCCTGGAAACCCTGATGCACTTGCATATAGCCAGTTGCAATTGATGATTGATTTTGCGAGTGATTTCTGGCAATTTCAGACCTCATACCAGATTGTGTGAAGTTCAGCCCATGCTGCAGGCTTGAAGTCTGACCAGTATGCCCCCTGTCAAACTCAGCTAAtcccaaaagaaaatataattatgCCAACCAAACTGTGTTTTAGACAAGTAAAGTTGTATTACTAAATTGTTGTAACATTAGTAGAAACTAAACAAATAAGACGCCTTACCTAACTGATGTACACTCAAATTCTTCACACTAGAAACAAGGGGTCCAACTTGTCTCTGGCTTTCAACCCACAGATTGTTACTTAAGCCAGGCCAGGTACTGTCAATGAGCTGTGAGTGATGCTGGCCCAGGGACAAGCTCTCTTGGCCAAGGAAATTATGGATACTGTCACCAACTTCGTTGCCAGGCATAGATAATACAAGCCGAAAATACTCAGCAGCTAAAATTTTGTGAGAACAAAATTACTACCTACAGAAGCAAGAACTAATTTAAGCTTTTCACAGTTCCATTACAGGGCACACAAAAATATGAATCCTTCTTTAAATCCAAGTGTAATAGAGAAACAAACCTCTTCCACACATTTAAAATTCACCCCAGTTGCCACGTTTTGAAACTCAACCATATCCTGCATGCATAAAACCAACATATCATCTCTTCATGGAATCAAAAGTTAAACCGGCAACCCCATGGTGAAAACTATTCCACCTTTTTCTTCATTTTGAAGAGACGGTGCACCAACAAGTATAAAAATATCCCCCAAAAAGGGAGCATCCAACAAACATATCAAATTGCAGACGGCAAATATTAGATGGAACAAATCTTGGCACTTCTACTAAGATCATATAAACTAAGCATTAATAAATGTAGGTATGTTTTAATCTTGGATTATTAAAAATGACTATGAACACCTTCAACACCATACACAACCATTTTTTGTTGACAATATGAAAAGCATCGGGACTTAATTTATAACTAATCGGTTCTCGAGCAACGCATTTATGCTTGGCATTTTAAAGGCGGCATGCATCAAAGTCAttgttatattaaatattatattagttCGGCATGGATAAAAAGAGTAATGTTAGAATTACTTTTAAATTGGAGAAAAAAAGGAATagtttatttacatatttttcatTTCCTTATAAAAGAGAAACTCCAGGTGCATATCTCTTTCCTTTCCATAGAAATAAAATAACCATGAGATGCTACAAAGATATGCAATAAATTATTCTCTTGTATGAAACTTCAATATAATCAATAGTGCACCAAACTAATGTTGTTTAAGAGGATTGTCCCCATAGAAACTTAAAAACCCCCAACATTCTTGCATCATACCATACACCCTGAATGGTGCATCACAGTAGTGTGGTTTAAGAAGGATTCTTTCTTGAAGCAATTTTTCAAAATCTATTCCATGGATCATTCTCAAGATCCCAAACATCTTTTCAATATCTACTCCATGGATCATTCTCAAAATCTATTCCCCTGTACAGGAGTGCATAGCATGCTGACAGTAAGTCTACTGACATACAAGTTAAATATGAACTTTTCATAAAAGAGAAGATGCTGTATCACAAcctaacatttatttttatttttttttgttaatggcACCATTTTTCCTTGATTCCTTATCAATTTAGGTTGCATCCTCGATACTCAATATGAAACAGTACAATCTTCAAATTTGTGAAGCTAAATTAAAGTTAGATTCCTTAATCActaaattaaaagtatatataagAAGCTGGTAGACCAAAAAATAGAAATATGGAATAATGGATAGCAGCCAtcaacagaaaaagaaaaggctACCTCCATTAAGAAAAACAAGCATCAAAAGCTACCATGTAAAGCTCAATGGACTCCAAATGCTAAAAGATAAGCTTAAGAAGCAGCCAAACCAAATACTACAAGCGAAGTACAAACACAAATCCACTGCTAATTAGAAATGTAGGGaaccaaattaaagaaaaaaacagaaaagaTTTACATAAGAAAGCTTATAACCTTTTAAAGAGCAAAAATAAAAGAACTGCTACAACTTCTCctgaaattaaaatttgtaattcCTCGGTAAAAAATGCCCCGCATCCTCCATTTTCTTGGCAACCAAACAGGCGCTAAAACTCAAAAACCATGTCCAAAAACTCACATTTCTAACCAAGGCCACAAAAGAACGAAAAAGAAACATGTAATTGCTatccaaaaataaaaaggcaatatAAGTAATTGCCCTAGCATATATTCAGCCTCTCAGTGTTAAAAACGTATTAGGGGTCCTAGGGAGAGCAACATGACAAGTGAACTTACAGTTAAGCGAACAAGCCTTTAAAATGGAGTTCGAATAATCGATCCTTGAAGAACATCAAAATTTTTTAGGGTTTGAATCCGAATGAAACTTTTAAATGGAGAGaactattttggttttttttttcgaGAGAGAGTGATAAAGTGATCAATATAGTGTAAAATTTTCAACTACCGGAGGGTCAAAATTGAGGTTCGGAACCGAAGGTGAGGTTTGGAGTCGAAGCTGAAAGAAAGGAGGTTGTAGGAAGGAGGAAACCAGAAAGGGACGAGGCATGTTTGGTTTGGGAGAATGGGAAGTAGATGGGTAAGTGCGGGTAGAGATGGAATTTGGTGTTCCTGCAAGGAGATTCGGACACGTGGAGAATCATTGGTAGTGGCGCCCACGCTGGAGGATGTCTAGACTTTTGGCCGTCCGATCTACATAAAAGATTTTGTACATCTTTCATCTTCTTTGCATTGTGTTTTTTCTTTCCGAAGGAGTCGCGTTCTGTAAGGGGCTCCCATAATTGCTCCATATCGAGAGGATGAAATCCTGATTAAGGTAGGAACACTtgacttttataatttagcctctttatttttaaaattttaaaattcaggtctaattattaacattgttattttttgtttaatttgctGATATatcattttgaaaattaaaaaaaaaacccttacttGGTAGCCATGTAACTAAAAAGTGGTATTGTAATGAACTCGAATTAAACAAAGTAATTTTAATAAGTTAATCGTtaaacctgaattttgaaatttgaaaaagtagagtaactaaatttctagaaataaaagtacaatgactaaattctGAAATTGTGAACAGTATagggacttatgacatattttaacctatataaaacaacttctaaaaagGGTTTTTTTGTAGGGGGTAAATTATACTGCTAGTTACTAAACTATAgataagtttttgttttggtcatttaagtaaAAACAATTATAATTTGCTCATTGAACTATTCAGGAGTTTTCATTCAAGTCACTAGCTATTAAAACCAATGCtttattgctttttttttgtTCGCATTGACTACACCAATTAAAAACTCTCTTTCCCTCCTCTTTTACAGTGcagtttttttcatgaaatagcttCGGACGTCACAAATCtaataaccaaaattcaaacaactttttttttctaattttcgatATTGACCGTTTGATCAACTTGGATTTAAGGTATGTTAGTTTACTCATTGATATTAGGTATTGTTCCACCGTACCAATCATCGAATCGTCGCTTGGAGGTTACTGAAAAAACTTAAtagcccaatgacttaaataaaaacttctaaattGTTCAAtcacttaaatgaaaactttcgaatagtttaatgactaaattgtaacttttttagttaagtgactaaaacgaaaACTTGttcataatttagtgactaatggtgtagtttaccttTGTTTTTAGAGTAGAAAGGTTTTAAATAGTTTCAAGAGGAAATAGGATGATAACGATttgagataaatctcaaaactatacatgaatttCTTATTTACATAACTACtaagtaagtatttttttttcaaaatactaCACCAACAATTTTAGtaaaaaagaataattaaacctgaattttaaaattttaaaaatagagaaacaaaattcataaaaataaaattacagtaattaaaatctaaatttgTGAGAAATACAAGTACTCAAAATCTGCACGTTACTGATAAAGTCATGATTAAGCAACAACATTTTttgactaatttttttttaatatttaaaggattaaaaatatttgttaaataattttatttttttatatcgataaaataattttatttaaatcatatttGAATGGTTAATCCAACTTATTCAAAttactaaaatttcatatatCCAATCCAATTTCATCTTAGAatatataaattgtgaaaatagaacgtcggtaataacaatatatcgtaaagaaaagagaaataaaaataaagaacaaacatATTTTTATATGGAAACACTTTCGagaaaaaaatgagaagaaaattcactatgtcaaattcgaataattacaagaagaattttgactacatctatttataagttgaaaaaacctaattctaatcaaagtcaaatgtATTATGCTAAtgaatgctaaatatattatactcataaatactaaatcttctagaaagaatatatattttgtttaacttgactcacaaccaatctcttagaatttgggttaCACAACTCTAACATACACATATATTAAAAAAGACCTTCtcaaatttactatttttaattaaaatataaagcaaaatataatttttcaggGTGAAAGTGCCCTTCTAGTCCTTATATTATCAATAAGAAAGCAAACAAGTCCTGCTAAAACATGAAGCAATTAAGTCCTTATATTTCTAAAATAGAagcaaaatggtaaaataattaacggtgttaaagaaaaaaaaagtactaaattataattttttaatataacataaaattcGAAAAAAAGAGAGTGTAAAATAGCTTTTTTTATAATACTCGTaactttagaaaataattaatcaaaatgtaattaaaagaattaaaaagaaatacgATTCCAATAAAGAATCGCATAATTCactagtttgaaaaaaaaaaaggagattgAATTATAGAAATCAAATGCAAAGAACTAGTAACTTCATTTGATTTTCTTTAATCTGTTTTAATACTCATTTCAAACCCTAATCCTTTTTGAGATATTTTTCCCCATGAAATTGTGTTTTTGGAATATTATTTCGATGTTATCCTATTGAATGATTATGTTTGGAAAACTTTTctggttttctttttgtttcaaggACATGCGATTCTTTTTCaatacttaattattttattggttTCAATTTTAAGGGTTGTGTTTTCaactatttcatttttttattaattttattttagttgattatttttaaacttaaggAGCAATAAAaagtagaaaaaattattttaacttgtattttaatttaaattccacctcatattaaaacattaatttttattagGTCCATGTCAACATCGTTAATGACACATCGTTATTGATAAAAAAGTCACATAACACGTCATTAGTTTGGATGGTTTTTTTAACACCATTATCAATTTTACTAAATTTCTTCCAATTTAAAAGTAAAGGGACTTGATTGCTCTCTTTTTTCATAGAGGGACTTGTTTGCTCCCTTATTGATAATACAAGGAGTGCGAGGCTATTTTCACCAAGTTTTTATTATTAAGAAGATAAAAAAGTTTAGAGGCCCAACGGGTCAGGCGACCAAAATATTAGATTACGAACTGGGCCTTATCCAGTCCGATTCATGATCGATCGGATGGCACTCTAAAGAGGAAATCGATGACGTGGCAAAGATGCTGTGACCGGGAGTTAACATAAGCCGAAACCCAGGGGCTATAAAATGCCGCAGGCCCGCTTACGTATTTAGTTATGTACtacaaaaataaaaccaaaaataaaaaacgcaaaaattgaacaaaaatagtACTCTTAGTTCCTGCTTTCGAGCGTGAAAGAGCCAAGGAATTCATTCAATCGAAGGGCGAGAGAGAAGGAGAAAAGAAGAGCGATGGGAGAGGAGAAGCGACACGAGATGATGCAAAACCTCTTCGGCGATCAGTCGGAGGAAGATGAAGAGATCGATTCCGAACATGAATCAAATCCCCATCCTAATTACGCTTCtgtaattatttttactttctttaatcgttaggttttattttttctatcgtgcttttttttaattattttcttttttcgaaTGTTAATTGGACagtaattgtttttttatttaggttTCGCTACTAAGTGATTGATTTGGTTCGATGACTATTTTTAACTTAGAGGATGGGTTTACCCTATTGTTAATGCAATCTTTTTTAGATTGATTTTTTCTGGATAATGCCGAGCTTAGGCTTGAATAAGTTTATCATTGTTGTATTGTTGATTGAGGTTCATTTAATTTGCCAATTAATGTTTCGGAAATTGTGTATAGCTgctcatttgatttttttcttcttccaattTGTGCCTCTTGATTATGGAATTTGTATTCCGAATACAAATGCGATTCTGAAATCATCTTATTAAGGGCCAAGTACGCTCAGTACAAGAACCTTGGAGGGGGATTTTGTTCTAAGTAAATTATAGTTTAGAATGTCATAATTTGATATCTTGCACCATTTTTATTCCTCCCCTTTTCTTGgatgaaaaagaaatgcaagTTTCAGAATGGTTGATCTGTTGCCAAGATGTTTGCTGTTATTTAGAGTTACTCTCTGAGTTTaaattatatacaaaaaaattcaaGTCTAGAAAGGAATAATTGGTGTTCTCACCGGTTGTGAGTTTCTCCTTTTCTTGGGGTCTGGAAAGACCTAAAATAGCCTTAGGGTATTTGATCCTAGTTTGCTTAGATAATTTCTGCTATTATGGAGTTCTCTATGTTTTTTGTGCGTGATTAGAAGTAGAATTGCTTGAAGTTAACTTGTTTAATGATTTTGCATATAGGATGAAGCTGAGGGTGCAATGGAGCCTGAGGGTGAAGGCGAAGGTGAAGCTGAAGTGGAGGGACATGGTGAGGCAGAAGTGGAGAGTGATGGTGACCTACGAGATTTAGAACCTGATCCTGGAGAAAGTGAGGGTGAAAGAGTACAAAGCTCCCAAGAAGTGGATATTGGGGATCAAAGGGAAGAAAGTGAGGCAAAAGAGACAGATAGTGATGAAAAAGAAGACTATGGTCAGAGGGTAGTGACTAGCCGGAGAAGGGAAGTAATTGAGAGTGGGTCAGAAAGGTCTGAGGAAAACCATTATCATGATAACGAAGATGAAGAGGTTGATCAAACTAGAAGCTTGAGGTAATTTACTCTCTCCCTTACTCAGTCTCATGCTGTGCGTTCTTGCCTGTGTCTCCTTTTGTctttatttgttcaatttttattattactcTCCTATATGTTGTTTGCCTATTAGGTGTGCAGTACTTGGTACTTTGACATTGTATTACATGTTCTCTAAAATGTAAATAGTATGTTTCTTTTTTTGCTAAAACTGAAACAGAAAAAATTGATGCAAAACCTTATATAATAATGATTCCTTGGATGTACTATTGTCTCTAATGATCTGCACTTACTGTTCTACCAAATTGGCTTAATGGCAGTAAGTCACCAGAGGAGGAGAAGGATCCAGCTCACCTTTCACATTCAGCTGCTGAAATTCGTGATGTATTTGGTGCttctgatgaagaagaagaagaagcagaataTGCAGTTCGACATGATATGGAGCAAGAGGAAATTGTGAGTATCATGTGTCAAACGCAATATGGTTCTTCTTTTTTGCCTTTATATAAGTTCCAGTATGCCTGTGGTCATGTTAGAAGGATGATGTAAATTCTTTTGTCCCTTAGAGATCTCCTATGGAAGAGGAAGGGAGCTATGGGAAGAGTCCAAGACTTGAAGATATGGTGCATGATGAAGATGCTCGTTATGAGTCAGATGATGAGCATGTTGAGGTGAAACAAAAAGAGAAGCCAGTTGGTCCCCCGTTGGAGCTGGAGGTTCCATTTCGCCCTGCTCCAGCTCATCCAACCAAGGTTTATCTTCTTCCTATGCTCTCTCTTGAAAAAAATCTAACTTAGCATCATCTTAAGGATATCTTCTTATAGTTAGTGACATTTTAGAAATTGTTTCGTTATTCAATTGGATTTTTGGTACATTACGCCATTTTTATTTCAAATGGAAGCATCAGCTGAAGTGCGTTGGAGGTTTTGAGGGTCATTACTACTTTAAGGCTTTGCTTGGTAgagtggaaagaaaattggaaggATAGACAATTGAAAGAATAGAAACATAtaaagatggaaaataaaatttttctttctattGGTG from Gossypium hirsutum isolate 1008001.06 chromosome D12, Gossypium_hirsutum_v2.1, whole genome shotgun sequence includes these protein-coding regions:
- the LOC107946533 gene encoding uncharacterized protein isoform X2 — encoded protein: MPGNEVGDSIHNFLGQESLSLGQHHSQLIDSTWPGLSNNLWVESQRQVGPLVSSVKNLSVHQLAEFDRGHTGQTSSLQHGLNFTQSGMRSEIARNHSQNQSSIATGYMQVHQGFQARQNNTNFLGVDTASRCLPVLDSHIESGPDLHEKNSLRLESTASPVNYDFLGGQPHVNGQHPGMIQPLPRQQSGMTGTQLLQQHSILKQMQEFQRQQFPNPQQLQEARQLSSMNQVSSFVKQGSGSLSPATINGVPVHDASNYSLQPELMTSNANWLQHDAFSALQGSSGGFMFSPVQSQVRLMGLDPQQDNQSFNGVFNGSARGNQYQYLSVQMDKPLLQQVPASSNSFPGNQHAMFSDEVVLQDGTLLSRQVDLGKNLFGAAAVQDLNSVFHSENLQQMTIQPKSALMESHGRQEEHLGPSETSLEKSAIQAVHSQNVASLDPTEEKILFGSDDSVWDIFGKSTNTSAVLDVTDSFGAFPSLQSGSWSALMQAAVAETSSNDIGVQEEWSGLALQTSEPPSGNMPSLISNDGSQQQLPGVDNNLQNASTVNFKPFPMSMDANINRDFGSTLGVQQSGVQTANEQTGRMHNDSCQRFVQQLTEERSKWLDRSPLEKPAAESASLFGNVAHSPDVQASAKSISGHQGMALFNPHGQPHNKPNDWNFIESASRSGGAVSNSQDIESSSQPSQSSDHKGGLYEERGLGSDLDHPLSDVNIGPGNVDSGLGSPQVNEGSGLGNVAAVTDSRTRRITKESSQQLPNGHNLNLWKNIDSKVNSGPSRTPANYQQNLDKSPLSFDSSRNNCLEKGLSEANMLENSNVKETSNDSFHSNLSQHTSTGGIIGNGWLDANDPLAGEQKSSVHVSCKPSGAYKFQYHPMGDLDAEVETSYGTKNLTHMQAIAQHVSQGFKGHDQGYFVQSNYTVHAAGKSTETEKGCIPCIQVEEMPSTPGSAPGRSFNFIPNKTASISQNMLELLQKVDQPREPGTATHLSSSERNQSSEMPDAETSDGSVGQFQHNRPSASQGFGLQLGPPSQRFTIPDRSFSSQSSPQRVNSLNSVHISSEARMKGHTLVGPTASVQSPHGESNGDSRNSISRVSGHTNYKASEHNIVGNVSADFSGLTCQSKRIDDSYERAQISQLGRISAPRMPKSATDDLSSSETSWPSYGTQNNARVTDQQFPVLEAMPASQPSGGAFTKMPNVWTSVSAAQHLLGAQSSWASQNLLKHQQQSNDNSETTLPGEKKLDDQIAWVGGNGATEFPAGSAKPQNSGREEQPAKGQQLLPEADASQNPASMQRDIEAFGRSLRPNNTVHQNYLLLHQVQAMKNIQIDPSNRSVKRFKGPTPDSALDAQQKSQGADLLPYGSNNMMRDALMSSSIVPSGDSKMLNMSSGAGEYTERQSSANDTLAFVQNDSLNFNNANNSAGSDRSEHPQIRPQMAPSWFDEYGAFKKGQMLPIYDAQKIATMKAADKGFIVGRPSDNLHALDSSEQVNAADASQLDGTRQNSNLMPIAIGHISRQLLPPGIPNQNLIVMRAKKRKSMTFELVSWHREVTQGRSRPQDISAAEAGWAHAANRLIEAENEPEMIEDWPPVLRSKRRLILTTQLMQQLHCAPPRAVLSADAIKNYETVVYFVARLGLGEACSSAYICESDTAVPSESGSTLPEKLKKRKQSILKAAEQFVIAAEQFVITAKKLENDLQSLDKRSSILDLRLECQDLEKISLINRFAKFYGRGQADRAETSSTSEAIASPPKFFIQRYVSAVPMPRNVPDKVQCLPL
- the LOC107946533 gene encoding uncharacterized protein isoform X1, producing MPGNEVGDSIHNFLGQESLSLGQHHSQLIDSTWPGLSNNLWVESQRQVGPLVSSVKNLSVHQLAEFDRGHTGQTSSLQHGLNFTQSGMRSEIARNHSQNQSSIATGYMQVHQGFQARQNNTNFLGVDTASRCLPVLDSHIESGPDLHEKNSLRLESTASPVNYDFLGGQPHVNGQHPGMIQPLPRQQSGMTGTQLLQQHSILKQMQEFQRQQFPNPQQLQEARQLSSMNQVSSFVKQGSGSLSPATINGVPVHDASNYSLQPELMTSNANWLQHDAFSALQGSSGGFMFSPVQSQVRLMGLDPQQDNQSFNGVFNGSARGNQYQYLSVQMDKPLLQQVPASSNSFPGNQHAMFSDEVVLQDGTLLSRQVDLGKNLFGAAAVQDLNSVFHSENLQQMTIQPKSALMESHGRQEEHLGPSETSLEKSAIQAVHSQNVASLDPTEEKILFGSDDSVWDIFGKSTNTSAVLDVTDSFGAFPSLQSGSWSALMQAAVAETSSNDIGVQEEWSGLALQTSEPPSGNMPSLISNDGSQQQLPGVDNNLQNASTVNFKPFPMSMDANINRDFGSTLGVQQSGVQTANEQTGRMHNDSCQRFVQQLTEERSKWLDRSPLEKPAAESASLFGNVAHSPDVQASAKSISGHQGMALFNPHGQPHNKPNDWNFIESASRSGGAVSNSQDIESSSQPSQSSDHKGGLYEERGLGSDLDHPLSDVNIGPGNVDSGLGSPQVNEGSGLGNVAAVTDSRTRRITKESSQQLPNGHNLNLWKNIDSKVNSGPSRTPANYQQNLDKSPLSFDSSRNNCLEKGLSEANMLENSNVKETSNDSFHSNLSQHTSTGGIIGNGWLDANDPLAGEQKSSVHVSCKPSGAYKFQYHPMGDLDAEVETSYGTKNLTHMQAIAQHVSQGFKGHDQGYFVQSNYTVHAAGKSTETEKGCIPCIQVEEMPSTPGSAPGRSFNFIPNKTASISQNMLELLQKVDQPREPGTATHLSSSERNQSSEMPDAETSDGSVGQFQHNRPSASQGFGLQLGPPSQRFTIPDRSFSSQSSPQRVNSLNSVHISSEARMKGHTLVGPTASVQSPHGESNGDSRNSISRVSGHTNYKASEHNIVGNVSAGFTSDYPYLESHLQCQHVIDVGNQVIPNKFVNADFSGLTCQSKRIDDSYERAQISQLGRISAPRMPKSATDDLSSSETSWPSYGTQNNARVTDQQFPVLEAMPASQPSGGAFTKMPNVWTSVSAAQHLLGAQSSWASQNLLKHQQQSNDNSETTLPGEKKLDDQIAWVGGNGATEFPAGSAKPQNSGREEQPAKGQQLLPEADASQNPASMQRDIEAFGRSLRPNNTVHQNYLLLHQVQAMKNIQIDPSNRSVKRFKGPTPDSALDAQQKSQGADLLPYGSNNMMRDALMSSSIVPSGDSKMLNMSSGAGEYTERQSSANDTLAFVQNDSLNFNNANNSAGSDRSEHPQIRPQMAPSWFDEYGAFKKGQMLPIYDAQKIATMKAADKGFIVGRPSDNLHALDSSEQVNAADASQLDGTRQNSNLMPIAIGHISRQLLPPGIPNQNLIVMRAKKRKSMTFELVSWHREVTQGRSRPQDISAAEAGWAHAANRLIEAENEPEMIEDWPPVLRSKRRLILTTQLMQQLHCAPPRAVLSADAIKNYETVVYFVARLGLGEACSSAYICESDTAVPSESGSTLPEKLKKRKQSILKAAEQFVIAAEQFVITAKKLENDLQSLDKRSSILDLRLECQDLEKISLINRFAKFYGRGQADRAETSSTSEAIASPPKFFIQRYVSAVPMPRNVPDKVQCLPL